TCCGCGTGCTACTTCTGGTGCCATGAACATAGGCGTGCCCCCGTTCCACTTAGCCTGATCGACTGACCTAGCACAACCAAAATCTGCAATTTTTGCACCGGTTTTATATAACAGAATGTTGTGTCCCTTAATGTCACAATGCACGATCCCTTTCGAATGTAGATAGTTTAATCCATGAATAATTTGCTTCGTGTAATATCGGATCAACTGCTCATTCAACGGGCCTCCCTGTATTTCATCGGTGAGCGTTCCGTCGGGCATGTACTCCATCATAAGATTGAACATGTCCTTGTTGTTCTCTCTGGTTACATCGTACCCCTTGTAGCACACTATATAAGGGGAGCTCAAAGTGGACAAAATTTTCTGCTCCTTTTGCAAAAACTCTGACTGTGACAACTCCACGGATTTGACAGCAAAAATCTCGCCAGAGCAGCGTGACATGGCAATCGAGACGGCAGCAGAGGAGCCGTGGCCGATGGTGGCGCCTCTTGTCCAGTCCATTTGAAGAAGAATTTGGTAAGTAGCAAGTTAGCAAGTGAAAGAAGTTTTGGACATGTTCTGTTTTTCTGGTTGGTTGGACACTACAAAGAGGTTTATATATAACAGAGAATGTCCAAATTAGTTTGGTAACGCTTAGGTGGGCCTTTTTTTCCTCTTAAAGACTTGAAAAGTTTGACGATTCCTTTAACG
This sequence is a window from Nicotiana tomentosiformis chromosome 5, ASM39032v3, whole genome shotgun sequence. Protein-coding genes within it:
- the LOC104109326 gene encoding mitogen-activated protein kinase kinase kinase 17-like, whose translation is MDWTRGATIGHGSSAAVSIAMSRCSGEIFAVKSVELSQSEFLQKEQKILSTLSSPYIVCYKGYDVTRENNKDMFNLMMEYMPDGTLTDEIQGGPLNEQLIRYYTKQIIHGLNYLHSKGIVHCDIKGHNILLYKTGAKIADFGCARSVDQAKWNGGTPMFMAPEVARGEEQWFAADIWALGCTIIEMATGASPWTTVNHSPASLLCHIAFSGQIPEIPKFLSSQARDFLSECLRRDPKQRWSAKQLLNHPFLEQSDSNSKINEDFITSSPTSILDQRIWNSVEESETVEDSRQTISSMDSPLQRVTKLCTESGKLEWRWDESWSTVRNCS